DNA from Terriglobia bacterium:
AGGACCCCGAAAGAGGATTAGCACCAGCAGCATAAAGCTGTTCGGCAGAAATGTCGGGGTCGTCAGCGGCCTCTGGACCCTTATCCCCTCGTGACGATCATCATTTGGGCTACAGGCCTCTTTGGGTTCTTGGTAAGGTTGACACCCCCCTACCGGACCATCCTGAGTATCGCTTGGTTCGTACTGCTCACTATCATCAGCCCAAACGGTACTAAATGGTGCGCTTATTCGGCTCTGCTTTGATGGGCATAGGCAAGGCGCAATGTAGGAGAATAAAGGTCTCAATGACACATGCGGCAACAGGCAATCGCGGGATGCTCAATCGCTCCGCATATGAACCGCGGACCTTCTATCGATTCAACGTGAAGTGCGGCTGCAAAGAACAGTAGCCACGGTGGATATGGAAGACAGAAATCGCTAAAGCTGGTTCAACTTGTAGTTTTGCCATATTCTTCGCGTCTACTGCTGGCGCGACTGTAAGTCTCGGCTGCGTCCGGTTGATTCGAGGTGGCCTCATCCCGCTGTATCGCAGTCGTCGATTGGGAGCGACAGGACGACTTCTCAGTTACAACATCGTCAAACCGTTTACTAAGTCAGGCGTTCCGCCAAAAGGTGGTCTGCCACGCGCAAGGCATTGGCGATGATTGTCAAAGATGGATTGACCGCGCTCGCCGAAACAAAACACGATGCGTCGACGACATAGAGGTTGTCGAGATCGTGTGCCTTGCAGTAGGGATCCAGAACGCTTGAGGCCGAGTCGGTTCCCATGCGGCACGTGCCATTCTGGTGTCCTACGCCTTCCAAGGGAATCCGTTTCTTGAAATAAGCATGCAGCGGCACGGATGTACTGGCATGTCCGGCCCGCTTCAATACATCGACCCACCGGTCCTTGAGCCGATCGAAACTTTCAACGTTGTTTGGCGTGTAAGAAAGTTGAATGCGCATGGGGGCGTGATCGGACACCGGCTCAGATTCGTTTGTACGTCCCGTATCTCCGGAGGGGTGCGATCCCGCAAGCCCTGGTTGTCGATTCTCCACCGCGAGCGGGGTTGTATTTCGAATCGTAACTCGATTATTCGGATCGGGAAGATCCTCGGTCGTCAACCACCACGGAACGGCATGATGCTTCATGCCTACCAACGCAAAATCGGGTGTCAACGGTGGCGCCTCTCCCTTCATCATCTCGTAGTGAAAGCTCCCTACGGGCTGCACTTGCCCCAATGGAAAAGGATAGGTAGGATCCGAATCTTGGAAATAGAAGTCGTTCGTACCCCAGGTCTTTGTGTAGGCGTCCTCGTTGCGCTCGGTCGAAAGTGCAAGCAGAGCGTCCGCCTGATGGTACATAAAGTTACGCCCGACCTGATCCGAGGCGTTGGCCAGCCCGTTGGGATGCTTATCATTGGCAGAGGCAAGCAATACCACTGCGGAATTGATGGCTCCTGCGCACAGACAGAAGATGTCTGCCGAATATGTAGCTGTTCCTGCATCTGCTCCCGAGTGGATGACTTCGACGCTACTCACGGCTCTCCCCGTGGCGCTCGTCAGTAGACGGACCACGCGGGAATTCGTCATAAGCGTGACGTTAGGCAGGTCAAGGATTTGTCGTATGCAGTTGATGTCAGCGTCCGACTTGGCATGGACCAGGCACGGATAGCCGTCGCAGGTGTCACAGCGCACACACTTTGACTTAAGAGGATCGGCCTCGTCACGTTTCAATCCAAGCGGGATTGGAAATGTGTGAATTCCGAGACGGCGCACGGAGTCTTCAATGGATTGCATGCGAGGCTCGTTAGAGAGTGACGGATAAGGATACTTTTCCGAGTGGAATGGCTCCGTGGGATCGTAGGAGCTGCCGTAGCCTCCGGGAACCGACGGGGCGCTGCCGAGGTCCCCGTGAACTTCGAATAACTTCTCGGCCCGCGTGTAATAAGGTTCGAGTTCGGAATAGCTGATGGGCCAAGCCGGAGAGATCCCCCCCTTGTGACGCACTAATCCGAAGTCCTGCGCCCGCATGCGGAACATCGCAGCGCCGAATACCTTGGTCTGTCCTCCAACGTAATACGCCTGCTGCGGATGCAACTCTTTTCCATGAATGTCCTGCCAGGTCTCTTTGGTATGGTAGCGATTGTCGAGAAAAACCGCCTGCGTATCCCAGTTCAGTTTTTCCTGCGGGAGGAACGGACCACGTTCGAGGACCAAGATCTTCTTGCCCGCGTTCGCCAGTTGAAGTGCGAGCGGGCCCCCACCGGCGCCGGTGCCAATGACAATCACGTCATAATGCGAACCCATGGAGATTTAGATGCGGCGAATGCCCTCGACAACCTCGCTGTTAGCGACCGCTCCACGATCGTGCGAATGACCAGGAAAATGGCAGCGAAACGGGCACAGATACCGAGGGTCGGGGTGGAGCTTGGCACAAAAGATAGCGTTCGTCCCGACGACTCGGGAATAGATCTCCGCGACGCCCAACATGCCGCCAAGCGGTGCTACGAAATAGAGCCATTCAGACGTCCAAACTTGGGCAAAGACTGCCGAGCCCAAGGTCCGCGCAGGATTGATGCTGAACCCGGATACCGGGGCAAAAACGAGAATGTAGAAGGCGATCAGACTGCCGACCGTGGAACTGGTGTGTTTTGCCAGTGCGGGCCGGTTCGACATCCAAAGCACCGCGGCCATCAGAAGCGCGGACATGAAGAGCTCTGCGAAGAAGGCGGCGGAGGTCCCGTATCTTCCGGGTACTGTCACCGCATAGTCCACTTTCGGATCGGCCAGCCGGGTACCGAAGAAAAGCTTGGCGACCCAAACCCCGAACACGCCGCCCAAGAATTGCCCTATGACATATCCCACCGCATCAGGGACCGCGATCTTTTTTAAGCGCAAGTAGCTCAGCGTGATTGCCGGATTGAAGTGAGCTCCCGACCGTTTGCCCATCGGCGAATGAATGATGAGGACGGCCGTCAATCCCATGGCAATCCCCATGAAAGCCCGGCGCTCGATCGCACTGGGAACCAGTTGAACGATGGCCGCGGACGGAGCGAACAGAAACACGGTGAAGGCGCAGGCCGAGAGCATGAAGATGGAAAGCTCCAGTCCCTCGAATACGTAAAGGAACCAGTGCTCTCGCAGCACGTACCATGCTGTCCTAGCGGCCATTAGCTTCGACCTGAAAATTGAACGTCGCCCTGGATTTCGCAATCACCACCCCAAAGCTGCGCATTTCTTGATCGTGTCCATGTTCTCTGCATCAGATGCTATTACGAGGCACAGATGACTCTGGAGAATAAAGTCGCAGTAATCACCGGGGCTGGAACCGGGATCGGACAGGCAATCGCAATCGCTTATGCCGCCAATGGAGCTTCAGTGGTGGTCGATTATGTAGGCAAAGCCGAGATTTCTGCGGAAACCATCGGCAAGATTCAAAAGGCTGGCGGAAAGGCGACGGGTGTGGAAGCCGACGTATCTGTGCCGGCTGACGTGAACAATCTGATTGAAAAGACCATCGCGGCATATGGCCAACTCGACATTCTTGTGAACAATGCCGGAATTGAGAAGAAGATCGCCTTCGTGGATTATCCGATCGAAACGTGGCAGAAGATCGTCGCCGTGAACTTAACCGGACCATTTCTGTGTGCGCAAGCTGCAGCCAGGCAGATGATTCAACAAGGAAAGGGCGGCAGGATCATCAACATCTCGTCGATCCACGAAGATCTCCCCATGCCGACGAACGCTCCGTATTGCGCCACCAAAGGGGGCTTGCGAATGCTGATGCGGACCATCGCGGTGGAACTCGCGCCGTACCAGATTACCGTCAATAACATCGGTCCCGGAGCGATTTATACGCCAATTGACTTGGACGTAGAAAGAAATCCGAAGCTAAATGACGCGATTCTTGCGGAAATTCCCCTTCGCAGATGGGGCAAACCTGAGGAAGTCGCGCAGCTTGCTCTATATCTTGCATCGGATCAGGCCTCTTATATTACGGGCTCCACTCATTTCATCGATGGCGGAATGATGATTAATGCTGGAAGTCTGTAATGGTTTGGCAGAAGATGCCTGCAAGGCAAACCTCGATTCCAGAGGCGTAGAAACAAGTAGCCGAAAGAAGCGCACGTACAGGAATCTGGGCCAATTTCTGTTCGGTTCTCCTGAAACGCTGAAATTCTATTTGGCATAAATGCAAGCAAGAAGCCGGGCTTCGTTGGACTCTGGGTGCGCTCGATTTTTCTAATGTAGTGATGAGGTTCAAAGGACCATGCAATTTGCAGGCGATCCTGGCCGCCCATCTCCGGTCTTGCTGACGGGAGCTACCGGTTACGTGGGTGGGCGCTTGCTCAAGGCTCTGGAGCAGCGTGGATTGCCGATCCGCTGTTTAGCGCGCCACCCGGAATTTCTGAAGTCACGCGTTGCTGCCAACACCGAAGTTGTACAGGGAGACTGCCTGGACCGGGCATCTCTTCCAGCCGTTCTGTCTGGAATGGACTGTGCCTACTACCTGGTTCATTCCATGGGTTCGCCTAACAAGTTTGAAGAACAAGACCGGCAGGCAGCTCGTAATTTCGCCGAGGCTGCTAGTGAAGCTGGCATCCGTCGCATCATTTACCTCGGTGGCCTGGGGGAAAAGGATCCTTCGTTATCGGCTCATCTCCGCAGTCGACTCGAAGTTGCCGACATCCTTCGTACTTCTGGAATTCCGGTCATCGAGTTTAGGGCTTCGATCATCATTGGTTCAGGCAGCCTGTCCTTTGAAATGATTCGCGCTTTGGTCCAGCGCCTGCCGGTGATGATCTGCCCGCGTTGGGTGGCCGTCAAAGCCCAGCCGATTGCGATCGAAGACGTGATTGCCTATCTCTTGCAAGCCTTAGAGTTGCCCATTAACGAGGGAGAGATATTCGAGATTGGTGGTCCCGATCAAGTCAGCTACGGCGAGATCATGCAGGAGTACGCCGTGCAATGCCATTTGCGTCGATGGATGATTCCCGTGCCGGTTCTCACACCGCACCTTTCGAGTTTATGGTTGGGATTAGTCACTCCCATCTATGCTCGCGTCGGTCGCATATTGGTGGATAGCCTGCGCAACCCAACCGTCGTCAGGAATCAGAGCGCGCTTGCGGTCTTCGACATCAAGCCTAAGGGAATACGGGAAGCGATCACTCGTTCCCTCATCCATGAAGACCACGAATTTGCCGAAACGCGATGGTCAGACGCGTTTTCTTCTTCCGGTGAACCTCCCACCTGGGGTGGTGCTCGTTTCGGAACCAGGATTGTTGATTCCCGGGCTATCGAGGTTGCGGTTCCGCCCCGAGCCGCCTTTGCGCCCATTCGTCGGATTGGCGGCAAGAACGGCTGGTACTTCGCTAACTTCCTTTGGTGGATTCGCGGATCCCTGGACGTCCTCTTGGGTGGTGTGGGATTGCGACGGGGCCGTCGTGATCCTGAGCACTTGTCGGTCGGGGATGCGCTTGATTTTTGGCGAGTCGAAGCGTTTGAGCCAGACCGACGCCTCCGCCTTGCCGCCGAGATGAGAGTCCCGGGCCGGGCGTGGCTTCAATTCGAAGTCGAGCCTAAATCCGGAGGATCAACCGTTCGGCAGACTGCCATCTTCGATCCCGCAGGGCTGTGGGGCTTGATCTACTGGTACGCGCTATTTCCCGTCCATCGCTGGATATTTGCCGGGATGCTTCGCCGCATCGCTGCCTTGGCTAAACGGCAAGATGAGTGAAGATCAACTTCGGCGAACTTCAAAGGAGAATCGTTCATCGTCTGGACTGCGACCCACCTCACCTCGCTCGCGAAAAGCTCATGGAACAGAGTAGGATTTCGCTCACAGTGAACGGACTCTGCATTGGTTCCTTGCAACTTAAACGAACTGATATGGAGAATACGACTTTCGCCTCCACGAATGAATACTCGGCATGAATGCCTGGTTTTTTACAAGATGCTTAGCTGCCGGTCGATTTGCGGACCCCGACCATCCGGTCTGAATATGCCGACATACGGGACTTGTCTGCGGCATTCCTCATCGCGGTTTCGGCCTGTGCCTGTTCTACGAGTTCGAGCACCGCAGAATACCTACCCTGGCCAGGCAATCGTAAGAAGGAAGACACTGTTGGTCTTTCCTTCAACATCATGTATGACATCGCGCTCCAGAGTGAGCAGACTGCCGACATGCATTTCGACTGTTCTGCCGTTAACATGAACGTCGATCTCGCCTGAGAGCGTCTGGATCGAAAGCCGGCCTGCCGTCCGGTGCTCGTGCAGACGGCCTCCAGCTTTGAGGGCAACTAGTACAACCCGCAAGTCTGGATATTTGGCGATCGTGTTTGCCGTGTGTTCGGCTTGCCACGGCTGCTCCGAAAGCAACCGCCCAACCTCCTTGGCGAGATCGAAGGTCAGTAAAACCCCCGAGGTAGGCACCGGTTGGCGTATTCTCCCGTCCGCAGCGTGAGGCTTTTGGGAGGTGGTTGTGTGTGGGTTAGTGTCGCATTGGCCCTTGTGCTCAGATGGGTCGCCTTCTCGCAACACAAGTTCTCCGCCGTCCAAATTCGCTCGGTCGGCGAGTTGATGCCAGGCTGAACTAAGCGTCTCGATGGGTTCACGGTCGAGTAGTCGAATTTGGAACAGAGGTGGACATTCCGTCTCTTGGTGAACGGGGCAGCCACATCGGACCACAGTATGCGACAACAGAACGTCGCTTAACGGAACTTCGTACGTCTGTCCGCACGCTTTACATGGCATGCGGATGAACGCGTGATCAAGGATGTTGAAACTTAGATTCATGCGCGCCTCGCGAGCTGATCACATTGCGGGCAGTGATCGATGCGTTCGGAAAGTTCGTTTGCAAGCGCCTCAAATCGCTCGTGAGCGTTGGTGCCAAGGACCTCTTCTGCCTTCTCAAACTGACTCAATAAAAGTTCCTGGTCGCTTTCGGAAAGGATCTTGTCCGCCATTGGAAATAGCAGATAGTCCTCTTTCCAAATGTGAGCGGGATAGAGAGCTACAAGACTCTGCAACACTTGAATGAGTGGGAGGCGCCCTCGTTCAGCATCGTTGATATATGCGGCTGCCGCGGAGTTTAGGTCGTCGAGAAGCTGTCGCGACTTGACGTGCTCGCCTTTCAAGGCTGACAGTGGGCAGCCAGTCGATGGCACGCCCTTACTCTCCAGATACGGGAAGAAGAAGCTTTCTTCTTTTCCATGATGGCATTGGTCGCTGAATTCTCGCATGAACTGCAACAGGTCCCTCAGGACCTCTGCGCTGACTGCGTGACGGAATTCAAGTTGGGGGACGATTTGTGCCATGACGGCTACCGCTTTCTGGATCACTCTGTGCTCTCGTTCTAAGGCCTCGGTTGCTTTTCTCATCGATTGCTCCACCTCTGCGAAACAAGCAGATCTCAGCCACGATTTCTTTAGCGCCCTGATTTGAACCAGGAGCATCGTCGTCGGAGTCTTTGCGGTCATAGCATGTGGCAGCACCAGCGGCATGTACGCGAAGGAACCTGCCTTTGCCTCCTGAACGTCTTCTCCGATTGTTATGTCCGCCTCACCCTTAAGAATGCGGAGGATGGCCGGAGTAGGAGCCGAATGAGTCGAGAGCTCCTGCCAGCCGAGAACCCAAAGAGCGTGATGTTCACATCGTCTTTCTGCAGCACCTGGCTATGGATATTTTCTTTGGGAACTTCTGCCGTAGCCAACAGGTCACTAACGAATTTGTAGTCCATCGTCGCCCCTCTTTTAGTGTATCGTAATACGATAGATGATGTTGCCCTGACACTCGGCTTCGGCGACGAGGCAGTTCACCCGCACAAACTATTCACCTCGTTTCGAATCTACGTATTTATGGTTCATTTCGATGTAGCACACCGCGCGGTGCATGTCCCAGAAGACCGCCGGTTTCGAATCTGGGTACGTCCTTCCATTCTCATCGGTATCGCCACCATCGTGATCGCGGTGCTTGTGGTCGCATGGATAGAAGTTGCCCTTTCAGGTCTGCCCACAGTTCCTGAAGTTTCGCAGATGACGAACACCGCGGGGCCCCACGGATTTCCGCTGTGGGTTAGATATTGCCACTTCTTCAATTTCTTTTTTGTGATGATGCTGATTCGCAGTGGACTGTCTATCCTGATGGATCATCCAAGGCTCTACTTCAATGATGACTGCACACCAGGCAGCGAATGGATTCGGTTCACGCCACTTCCTGTTCCTCGGGACCATTTGTGGACCGCGAAGGACGACTCCCGGTATATCTCGCCTTTGGTCGGCACGCCGGGGTATCGACACACCATCGGCATCGCACGAGTCTGGCACTTCATCAACGTCCACGGATTCATCGTGACGGGAATTCTCTTCGCTATCATGCTCTTCGATACCGAACAGTGGCGGCGCATCGTGCCTACCTCTTCGGTCGTGCTTCTGCAGGGATGGAATATCTTTGTGCACTACGCCACGCTGCACATGCCGGCAGAACCGAATGGGTTTTATGGATACAACTCCCTGCAGCAGCTTGCGTATTTCAGCGTGTTCTTCGTCTTCGGTCCGCTGGCGATTCTGACGGGAATCGCCATGTCTCCTGCTGTGGTGAATCATTTCCCGTGGTACGCGCGCCTGTTCGGCGGCAGGCAGTCGGCCCGATCAATCCACTTCCTGAACATGCTCGGGTTTCTGGGCTTCCTCGTTGTCCATGTCACGTTGGTAGTCATGACGGGATTTACCCGCAACATGAACCACATTGTCATGGGCACGGACAATCAGAGCAGTGCGGGCATTTTCTGGGGGTTCGTCGGAATCGGAGTAGTCGTGCTCTCCTGGGTGCTTGCGCATTACCTCTCATGGAATCAGCCGCGCCGACTGCAGCACGCTCTCAAGTTCGTGACGTATCCCATGCAACTGATTACTCTCAACCAGCTCGTTCCTCGTCAGGATTACTCGGAGGCACAGATCTCCCCATTCTTCTGGCCGAATGGCAAGATGCCGGTACGAGAAGACTGGATGCATCTCGCCGCCAATCACTTCCGCGATTTCCGGCTGAGGGTCGGGGGCTTGGTCGAGAACCCAGTCGATCTTTCGCTCGCCGACATCGAAAACCTCGGGCACTTCGAAGACATCACCATGCATCACTGCATACAGGGCTGGACTGGAATCGCGAAATGGGGGGGGCTGCCCATGAAGAATCTTATTGAGCTGGTGCATCCGAAACCAGAGGCCAAGGTTGTGGCTTTCTTCTCGTTTGGCGGTGGTCTGTACGGCGGAACCTACTATGAAACCCAGACGGTCGAGAACCTGGTTAAAGCCGAGTGTCTCCTTGCCACCCACATGAATGGACAGCCCCTACCAGATGTGTATGGTGCTCCAATTCGGCTGCGCGTTGAGAACCAGTTGGGTTACAAGATGGTGAAATGGATCGAACGTATCGAGTTTGTCCGGTCCGAAAAGGAAGTGGGCGCTGGCGAGGGTGGAAAGAACGAGGACGACGAGTATTTCGACCTTCTGCCAAACATCTGAGTCGGAGTGCGGGAATTCGGTACAACTCTGAAGGGCCTCGCAATTTCGCACGATTTTCCACGTCAGACGTTTACATCTGTATCGCTCGGCATGAATGCCTGATTTTTCACCAGGATCCCCAGATTTACTTCCGAGTCGCCGACAATCCGCCCAGAACGCTGTTAACGGGCGTGACTCGGGATAGGGTATTGTAAGGTCCTGCTGGGAGAGGTTGGAGCTAAGCCATTTCGGCTTGTCAGGGGCGGTCACCGGTCGAACCGCCCCCGAGCCGTACATTTCACCGGTCTAAGTCCACTGCACCCTAAGCCTTCTTCTTTTCTTGATCGTGTTTCTCAGGTTCCGACTGCGGACTCTTGGGCTGTCCAACCGGGACCTGCGGTTTCTGTTGCACTGGCTGGTTCGGCTGGTTTGTGGGTTTCTGCTCCGGAGCGGGCTTCTGTGGATCGATATGCTGTGGGTTGAGATTTTCTTTATCTGGCATTTTATTTCTCCTTTTCGGGGTTTTCTGTTGTCGGTTACGTTGTCTGCAAGCGACTCAGGCGATTAATGGGGCGGCACGGAGCGACTGATTTATGTGGTCCGCATCAATACAGAATTCCGAGCGCCACGCTGATTGTCCGCCGGGTTTCTGCCCAAACTAAGCGATCAAGTAGCTTTGTTTGAGCCTTACTTCTCGAAGACTTTCTCAACCTGTCCGATTTTCTTTTGAACCTTTCCAGCTACCCTTTCATGGTGGCCTTTGGCTTCGAGTCTCGGATTGTTAATTACCTTACCGGCCGTCTCTTTGATAGCGCCCTTCACCTGGTGCGCCTTACCCTTTAGTTCGTCTTTGATGCCCGCTTTCATCTTGTTCTCCTTTTTCTGCGACTAATCTGTATTGACTAAATTTCCATAATGGACTGGAGCAGCGTTTGATTCAGAACGCGATGACTCCGATAGCTCTCATTGCGACGAACTGGCCTTTTGGTTCTTGATCTGTAGGCTGTTCACTACCTGCTTTACATTTGGAACTGCAGAAGCGATCTGTTCAGCATCCGCCCGCTTGGATTGGGAGTTGACCTCTCCGGTGAGCGTGACTACACCATTCTTGACATCATATTTAACAATCTTCTGCAGCCGGTTTTGGGTGAGCGCAGCGTGCAAGTTCTTCTCGATACCCTGGTCGAGATCAGAGCTCACCGCCTTTGCTTCGCTTTCGGCGCCGGGAGGCGTCACGGCTATCTCATTCGCGACAACCTGCCCAACCGCAATCGACTTTGCAATCGATTCGGCCTGTGACTTGTCCGCCTCGGCGGCCACGTGTCCGCCCAAGGTCACTACACCCTTATCGCGATCCTGACTTACGGAGACGTCTTTGAGGCCGGCTTGATCGAGCGATTTGCGGATGCTGTCAGAAACATCGGGTGATTGCGTGGCCCTCTGCGAGCAGCCTACAAGGGCCACGACTGCTAGCAGCACGAGCAATCCTAAGAAGAATAGTTTTAGTGTTTTCATAGCTCTCCTTTCATGAGCCATAAGGAATGAATCCACCGAGAGGCCCAAGTCGTCGGCGCCATGAGCCGTTCGAGCCCCAAACCGTTTTTGAACTTTAATGCAGACGCAATCCGCCGAACTGCAAACTCCTTGGGCGTGCCTCGTCAAACGACGAGAACTCACATCAAGAAACCGCGCGACGAGAGGAAGAGTACGCTGAGGCTTGGAGCTGATCTGTTCACAATTGCTCAGCTAACGAAAATCTGGAGTGAGAGTTCTAGTTTGGGAATACGCGCCACGAAGAGGATTTTGTACTTCTTGCTTCTCGGTGTCGAAGACGCCGGCATTTCCGTATTAGCTGGCCTTCCTCAAACAAGTACAGACATCTGTGATGCCTACGACAATGTGTGGTCCGCTCGTTAGGCGCACAGGCAAGAGATCTAACCAAATGAGAGAGTGTGCAATGTTGACCAGTCTTGTCGCAATGCTCCATGGATGATTGTCTTCGCGGTTCTCTCTAGAGGTTTCAGACGAGGCAGCGCGCTCCGTCATTCAAGTTCAGTCGCTAACCCCCAACTCGAACAGAGACACATCGCGGCGCAGGTAAAGATGTTCATCAGGCGGATACATGCGCAACGAGGCCGCTCGTCATCAACCAGAGACAGACAAGGAGACTTTCCATGCCATATATCAAGGTCGGTCAGGAAAACTCGGGCAACATCGATCTCTACTATGAGGACCACGGTACGGGTAAACCCGTTGTACTGGTCCACGGGTGGCCGTTGAGCGGCCGTTCCTGGGAGAAGCAGGTCCCCGCCCTGCTCGATGCAGGGTACCGCGTCATCACCTACGACCGAAGGGGATTTGGCGACTCCAGTAAGCCAACTTCGGGCTACGACTATGACACCTTCGCGCAAGATCTGCAGAAACTTGTGACAAAGCTCGAACTTCGTGAAGTCTCATTGGTGGGTTTTTCCATGGGCGGCGGCGAAGTGGCTCGGTATCTGGGTACCTACGGAACCGACCGCGTGAGCAAAGCGGTGTTCATTTCCTCGATCCCGCCATTTCTCCTAAAAACGAGTGACAATCCTGATGGTGTTGACGGTAGTGTTTTTGATGGGATCAAGAAAGCGATCGTCGATGACCGCCCGGCTTTTCTTTCTCAGTTTCTTTCAAGTTTCTACAACGTGGACACCTTGGGTGGGACTCTGATTAGCGATCAAGCAGTTCAGTTCAGTTGGAACATCGCGGCCGGGGCGTCGCCCAAGGGCACTCTGGATTGCGTCTCGGCGTGGTTGATCGATTTCCGCAACGACCTTAAAGGAATTGAAATACCAACATTGGTGATCCACGGTGACGCCGACCGGATTCTCCCTATCTCCGCCACCGGAAAGCGCACTGCTGAGTTTGTTAAGGGAAGCAAACTGGTGGTGGTAGAAGGCGGCCCACATGGTGTGACCTGGACCCATGCGGGCAAAGTTAACCATGAGTTGCTCGACTTCCTCGGGCAAGGCGCCCGAAGTTCACGAGCAGCGTAACCTCAGCGCTCGGCGCAACAGGTAACCATGCTGCACGGCTTGTTCTTTGAGCACAGAGGAGTCGCCAGCTACTGTGACATCGATGTTCGAAAGAAAGGAACCGTTGCGGTCGGGCGCAATATTGCTACAGACACGTGAAAACCGTACTAAATGAAATCCCTCGTGCAAATCGCCCAGCCACACGAGTGCGAATGTGAGCGCTCTGGCTCAGAAGACGGTCGGGTTGAGTGCTTACCTTTAGACATTACTTCATCGCTCCTGAAAACTTGGGACCGAGGTGTCGCCGCGTAAACGAGCACTTCACTGCGGCGCTGAGTGGGGTTGAACTGAGTGAAATGATGGTTACCAGGAAAAGGAAAAGTCCGACCGCAAGATCCCGTACGAGGATGTTCTCTCAGGTCAGTAGGGAGATGGCAAAGCCGCGCTTGACGGCGTCGGTGCGCGCCGCGGGGAACTCCTCGCTCAGAAGGAGGAATAACGTTATGACACTATTGACCCGTTGGGAGCCTTTCCGTGAGTTTTCCACTATGCAAGACCGTATTTCCGCATGAACCGTCTCTTCAGGGGGTCGTATAGCCCCGAAGGGCCGGAAGAGGCACTAACATCCACCAGCTTCGCACCACCAGTGGACATCTACGAAGATGAGCACAACATTACTTTGAAACTCGAAGTCCCGGGCATTGACGAGAGAGACATTGATGTCCGCATCCAGGGCAACAGTCTCACCATCCATGGCGAGCGCAAGATCTCCGCCGCGTTGAGCAGGAGTATGGAAGCTTCACCCGCTCATTCACGCTGCCCGGGTTTGTAGATTCAGGGCAGGTGAGC
Protein-coding regions in this window:
- a CDS encoding alpha/beta hydrolase, with the translated sequence MPYIKVGQENSGNIDLYYEDHGTGKPVVLVHGWPLSGRSWEKQVPALLDAGYRVITYDRRGFGDSSKPTSGYDYDTFAQDLQKLVTKLELREVSLVGFSMGGGEVARYLGTYGTDRVSKAVFISSIPPFLLKTSDNPDGVDGSVFDGIKKAIVDDRPAFLSQFLSSFYNVDTLGGTLISDQAVQFSWNIAAGASPKGTLDCVSAWLIDFRNDLKGIEIPTLVIHGDADRILPISATGKRTAEFVKGSKLVVVEGGPHGVTWTHAGKVNHELLDFLGQGARSSRAA
- a CDS encoding BON domain-containing protein, with protein sequence MKTLKLFFLGLLVLLAVVALVGCSQRATQSPDVSDSIRKSLDQAGLKDVSVSQDRDKGVVTLGGHVAAEADKSQAESIAKSIAVGQVVANEIAVTPPGAESEAKAVSSDLDQGIEKNLHAALTQNRLQKIVKYDVKNGVVTLTGEVNSQSKRADAEQIASAVPNVKQVVNSLQIKNQKASSSQ